In a genomic window of Passer domesticus isolate bPasDom1 chromosome 3, bPasDom1.hap1, whole genome shotgun sequence:
- the ANKRD6 gene encoding ankyrin repeat domain-containing protein 6 isoform X3 — translation MTSSGLEWDYYEFQPVESSSVEYATPGADSFLLPANTDNSYWDPSAISEWSMSVHTAHTSELVQEKIVPVKEIKDEKNKRNQKRKARKEPRRSEREKEGDQTALHRAAVVGNTDVIATLIQEGCALDRQDKDGNTALHEACWHGFSQSAKVLVKAGANVLAKNKAGNTPLHLACQNSHSQSTRVLLLGGSRADLKNNAGDTCLHVAARYNHLPIIRVLLSAFCSVHEKNQAGDTALHVAAALNHKKVVKLLLEAGADASVVNNAGQTPLEVARQHNNPEVALLLTKASQVSRFNRGRSLRKKRERLKEERRAQSVPRDEVVQSKQGSVSAADDTPSSDQPPERKSNLKDKPRSASPDPKGKKSKKKKPKEKVSALSDPISPADQQTLPQAQKSVPKRRSKHHCSSPPPPHEARAYQLYTLYRGKDGKVMQAPINGCRCEPLINKLENQLEATVEEIKAELGTVQDKMNIKLGQMESKTQHQLRVLDKLMAERLSAERTECLHRLQQHTELEKSQGEKRQISLVDELKTWCLLKIQNLELKLSGDSRSSRPKSTLSTCESLTETLDTDNNPNSAKDCKVNQPVLQSEGSHQHSYITLPNSLLEDGGRSRVQMPEQSFGQHFCIKQDGALGTTPSGTEQQVVAGAPVSSSAPAQDVRPKDKAVSASTFHRFQQELPSSELSGSKLRHVKVQAALQPVTEPAKTEPQSSYFIDKGTQTKKSSKSGQSRHKALHHAGAQQGQEQQPSAPPAPPLRDTSQALEITQYFFEAVSTQMEKWYERKIEEARCQANQRAQQDKAALKEHIKCLEEELSKLRTKVQKES, via the exons ATGACctccagtggcctggagtgggaTTATTATGAATTTCAGCCGGTGGAGTCCAGCTCAGTAGAATATGCCACTCCGGGAGCTGActccttccttctccctgccAATACTGACAACTCTTACTGGGATCCCAGTGCCATCTCTGAGTGGTCAATGAGTGTCCATACAGCACACACCTCAGAACTAGTCCAGGAGAAAATTGTCCCGGTGAAGGAAATCAAGgatgaaaaaaataagagaaaccaGAAGAGAAAGGCTAGGAAGGAACCTAGAAGATCAGAAAGAGAGAAGGAG GGTGACCAGACAGCACTGCACCGGGCAGCTGTAGTAGGGAACACCGATGTAATAGCAACCCTGATTCAGGAGGGCTGTGCTTTGGACAGACAGGACAAG GATGGGAACACTGCTCTTCATGAAGCTTGTTGGCATGGATTCAGTCAGTCTGCCAAAGTGCTTGTTAAAGCAGGAGCCAACGTTCTTGCCAAGAACAAG GCAGGTAACACACCTCTTCACCTGGCTTGCCAGAATAGCCATTCCCAGAGTACTCGTGTTTTGTTACTTGGAGGATCTCGAGCAGACCTCAAAAATAAT GCAGGAGATACCTGTCTGCATGTGGCTGCTCGTTATAATCACTTGCCCATCATTAGGGTGCTGCTCAGTGCTTTCTGTTCTGTCCATGAAAAGAACCAG GCAGGGGATACTGCGCTCCATGTAGCTGCTGCTCTAAATCACAAGAAGGTGGTGAAGCTCTTGCTGGAGGCAGGGGCTGATGCATCCGTTGTCAACAAT gCAGGCCAGACCCCTCTAGAGGTTGCCAGACAGCACAATAACCCCGAGGTTGCACTCCTGCTCACTAAAGCATCACAG GTCTCGCGTTTTAACCGTGGGAGAAGCctgaggaagaagagagagagactgaaggaggagaggagggctcAGTCGGTGCCACGGGATGAAGTGGTACAGAGCAAG CAGGGCAGTGTCTCAGCTGCTGATGACACACCAAGCAGCGACCAGCCCCCAGAGAGGAAGAGCAATCTGAAGGATAAACCCCGATCAGCCTCACCAGatcccaaagggaaaaagagcaaaaagaaaaagccaaaggAAAAG GTTTCAGCACTGTCGGACCCCATCTCCCCAGCTGATCAGCAGACACTCCCTCAGGCCCAGAAGAGCGTGCCTAAGCGCAGAAGCAAACACCACTGCTCCTCTCCGCCCCCTCCGCACGAGGCGCGAGCCTACCAGCTCTACACGCTCTACCGAGGCAAGGACGGGAAGGTGATGCAG GCACCCATAAATGGATGTCGTTGTGAGCCCCTGATAAATAAACTGGAGAATCAGCTGGAGGCAACAGTGGAAGAGATAAAAGCTGAGCTTGGGACAGTACAAGATAAAATGAATATTAAGCTGGGCCAGATGGAAAGCAAAACTCAACATCAG CTCCGAGTTTTGGACAAGCTGATGGCCGAGCGCCTGTCGGCAGAGAGGACAGAGTGCCTTCACCgcctgcagcagcacacggaGCTGGAAAAGAGCCAGGGGGAGAAGCGGCAG ATTTCCTTGGTTGATGAGCTGAAGACCTGGTGCTTGTTGAAGATTCAGAATCTGGAGCTCAAGCTTTCTGGAGATTCCAGGTCATCAAGACCAAAATCAACTTTGTCCACTTGTGAGTCTCTCACTGAGACCCTGGATACTGACAACAACCCCAACAGTGCCAAGGACTGTAAAGTCaaccagcctgtgctgcagtcAGAGGGCTCCCACCAGCATTCCTATATCACACTTCCAAATAGCCTCTTGGAAGACGGGGGAAGGAGCAGAGTCCAGATGCCAGAACAAAGCTTTGGGCAACACTTTTGCATTAAACAAGATGGAGCATTGGGTACAACCCCATCAG GTACAGAGCAACAGGTAGTGGCTGGTGCACCAGTTTCTTCTTCTGCCCCTGCTCAAGATGTCAGGCCAAAGGACAAAGCTGTGAGTGCCAGCACATTCCACAGgttccagcaggagctgccctccTCCGAGCTTTCGGGCTCCAAATTAAGACACGTTAAAGTTCAAGCTGCTTTGCAGCCAGTGACTGAACCTGCAAAGACTGAACCACAGAGCAGCTACTTCATCGACAAAGGAACTCAGACGAAAAAGTCCAGCAAAAGTGGGCAGTCGAGGCACAAAGCTCTGCACCACGccggggcacagcagggccaggagcagcagccctcgGCCCCGCCTGCGCCTCCGCTCAGAGACAcctcccaggccctggagatAACCCAGTACTTCTTCGAGGCCGTTTCCACGCAGATGGAGAAGTGGTACGAGCGGAAGATAGAAGAAGCCCGGTGCCAAGCGAACCAGAGGGCGCAGCAGGACAAAGCTGCGCTCAAGGAGCACATCAAATGCTTAGAGGAGGAGCTGAGCAAATTAAGGACTAAGGTGCAGAAAGAGAGCTAG
- the ANKRD6 gene encoding ankyrin repeat domain-containing protein 6 isoform X1 has product MTSSGLEWDYYEFQPVESSSVEYATPGADSFLLPANTDNSYWDPSAISEWSMSVHTAHTSELVQEKIVPVKEIKDEKNKRNQKRKARKEPRRSEREKEVRTLGDQTALHRAAVVGNTDVIATLIQEGCALDRQDKDGNTALHEACWHGFSQSAKVLVKAGANVLAKNKAGNTPLHLACQNSHSQSTRVLLLGGSRADLKNNAGDTCLHVAARYNHLPIIRVLLSAFCSVHEKNQAGDTALHVAAALNHKKVVKLLLEAGADASVVNNAGQTPLEVARQHNNPEVALLLTKASQVSRFNRGRSLRKKRERLKEERRAQSVPRDEVVQSKQGSVSAADDTPSSDQPPERKSNLKDKPRSASPDPKGKKSKKKKPKEKVSALSDPISPADQQTLPQAQKSVPKRRSKHHCSSPPPPHEARAYQLYTLYRGKDGKVMQAPINGCRCEPLINKLENQLEATVEEIKAELGTVQDKMNIKLGQMESKTQHQLRVLDKLMAERLSAERTECLHRLQQHTELEKSQGEKRQISLVDELKTWCLLKIQNLELKLSGDSRSSRPKSTLSTCESLTETLDTDNNPNSAKDCKVNQPVLQSEGSHQHSYITLPNSLLEDGGRSRVQMPEQSFGQHFCIKQDGALGTTPSGTEQQVVAGAPVSSSAPAQDVRPKDKAVSASTFHRFQQELPSSELSGSKLRHVKVQAALQPVTEPAKTEPQSSYFIDKGTQTKKSSKSGQSRHKALHHAGAQQGQEQQPSAPPAPPLRDTSQALEITQYFFEAVSTQMEKWYERKIEEARCQANQRAQQDKAALKEHIKCLEEELSKLRTKVQKES; this is encoded by the exons ATGACctccagtggcctggagtgggaTTATTATGAATTTCAGCCGGTGGAGTCCAGCTCAGTAGAATATGCCACTCCGGGAGCTGActccttccttctccctgccAATACTGACAACTCTTACTGGGATCCCAGTGCCATCTCTGAGTGGTCAATGAGTGTCCATACAGCACACACCTCAGAACTAGTCCAGGAGAAAATTGTCCCGGTGAAGGAAATCAAGgatgaaaaaaataagagaaaccaGAAGAGAAAGGCTAGGAAGGAACCTAGAAGATCAGAAAGAGAGAAGGAGGTTAGAACTCTC GGTGACCAGACAGCACTGCACCGGGCAGCTGTAGTAGGGAACACCGATGTAATAGCAACCCTGATTCAGGAGGGCTGTGCTTTGGACAGACAGGACAAG GATGGGAACACTGCTCTTCATGAAGCTTGTTGGCATGGATTCAGTCAGTCTGCCAAAGTGCTTGTTAAAGCAGGAGCCAACGTTCTTGCCAAGAACAAG GCAGGTAACACACCTCTTCACCTGGCTTGCCAGAATAGCCATTCCCAGAGTACTCGTGTTTTGTTACTTGGAGGATCTCGAGCAGACCTCAAAAATAAT GCAGGAGATACCTGTCTGCATGTGGCTGCTCGTTATAATCACTTGCCCATCATTAGGGTGCTGCTCAGTGCTTTCTGTTCTGTCCATGAAAAGAACCAG GCAGGGGATACTGCGCTCCATGTAGCTGCTGCTCTAAATCACAAGAAGGTGGTGAAGCTCTTGCTGGAGGCAGGGGCTGATGCATCCGTTGTCAACAAT gCAGGCCAGACCCCTCTAGAGGTTGCCAGACAGCACAATAACCCCGAGGTTGCACTCCTGCTCACTAAAGCATCACAG GTCTCGCGTTTTAACCGTGGGAGAAGCctgaggaagaagagagagagactgaaggaggagaggagggctcAGTCGGTGCCACGGGATGAAGTGGTACAGAGCAAG CAGGGCAGTGTCTCAGCTGCTGATGACACACCAAGCAGCGACCAGCCCCCAGAGAGGAAGAGCAATCTGAAGGATAAACCCCGATCAGCCTCACCAGatcccaaagggaaaaagagcaaaaagaaaaagccaaaggAAAAG GTTTCAGCACTGTCGGACCCCATCTCCCCAGCTGATCAGCAGACACTCCCTCAGGCCCAGAAGAGCGTGCCTAAGCGCAGAAGCAAACACCACTGCTCCTCTCCGCCCCCTCCGCACGAGGCGCGAGCCTACCAGCTCTACACGCTCTACCGAGGCAAGGACGGGAAGGTGATGCAG GCACCCATAAATGGATGTCGTTGTGAGCCCCTGATAAATAAACTGGAGAATCAGCTGGAGGCAACAGTGGAAGAGATAAAAGCTGAGCTTGGGACAGTACAAGATAAAATGAATATTAAGCTGGGCCAGATGGAAAGCAAAACTCAACATCAG CTCCGAGTTTTGGACAAGCTGATGGCCGAGCGCCTGTCGGCAGAGAGGACAGAGTGCCTTCACCgcctgcagcagcacacggaGCTGGAAAAGAGCCAGGGGGAGAAGCGGCAG ATTTCCTTGGTTGATGAGCTGAAGACCTGGTGCTTGTTGAAGATTCAGAATCTGGAGCTCAAGCTTTCTGGAGATTCCAGGTCATCAAGACCAAAATCAACTTTGTCCACTTGTGAGTCTCTCACTGAGACCCTGGATACTGACAACAACCCCAACAGTGCCAAGGACTGTAAAGTCaaccagcctgtgctgcagtcAGAGGGCTCCCACCAGCATTCCTATATCACACTTCCAAATAGCCTCTTGGAAGACGGGGGAAGGAGCAGAGTCCAGATGCCAGAACAAAGCTTTGGGCAACACTTTTGCATTAAACAAGATGGAGCATTGGGTACAACCCCATCAG GTACAGAGCAACAGGTAGTGGCTGGTGCACCAGTTTCTTCTTCTGCCCCTGCTCAAGATGTCAGGCCAAAGGACAAAGCTGTGAGTGCCAGCACATTCCACAGgttccagcaggagctgccctccTCCGAGCTTTCGGGCTCCAAATTAAGACACGTTAAAGTTCAAGCTGCTTTGCAGCCAGTGACTGAACCTGCAAAGACTGAACCACAGAGCAGCTACTTCATCGACAAAGGAACTCAGACGAAAAAGTCCAGCAAAAGTGGGCAGTCGAGGCACAAAGCTCTGCACCACGccggggcacagcagggccaggagcagcagccctcgGCCCCGCCTGCGCCTCCGCTCAGAGACAcctcccaggccctggagatAACCCAGTACTTCTTCGAGGCCGTTTCCACGCAGATGGAGAAGTGGTACGAGCGGAAGATAGAAGAAGCCCGGTGCCAAGCGAACCAGAGGGCGCAGCAGGACAAAGCTGCGCTCAAGGAGCACATCAAATGCTTAGAGGAGGAGCTGAGCAAATTAAGGACTAAGGTGCAGAAAGAGAGCTAG
- the ANKRD6 gene encoding ankyrin repeat domain-containing protein 6 isoform X9, giving the protein MTSSGLEWDYYEFQPVESSSVEYATPGADSFLLPANTDNSYWDPSAISEWSMSVHTAHTSELVQEKIVPVKEIKDEKNKRNQKRKARKEPRRSEREKEVRTLGDQTALHRAAVVGNTDVIATLIQEGCALDRQDKDGNTALHEACWHGFSQSAKVLVKAGANVLAKNKAGNTPLHLACQNSHSQSTRVLLLGGSRADLKNNAGDTALHVAAALNHKKVVKLLLEAGADASVVNNAGQTPLEVARQHNNPEVALLLTKASQVSRFNRGRSLRKKRERLKEERRAQSVPRDEVVQSKQGSVSAADDTPSSDQPPERKSNLKDKPRSASPDPKGKKSKKKKPKEKVSALSDPISPADQQTLPQAQKSVPKRRSKHHCSSPPPPHEARAYQLYTLYRGKDGKVMQAPINGCRCEPLINKLENQLEATVEEIKAELGTVQDKMNIKLGQMESKTQHQLRVLDKLMAERLSAERTECLHRLQQHTELEKSQGEKRQISLVDELKTWCLLKIQNLELKLSGDSRSSRPKSTLSTCESLTETLDTDNNPNSAKDCKVNQPVLQSEGSHQHSYITLPNSLLEDGGRSRVQMPEQSFGQHFCIKQDGALGTTPSGTEQQVVAGAPVSSSAPAQDVRPKDKAVSASTFHRFQQELPSSELSGSKLRHVKVQAALQPVTEPAKTEPQSSYFIDKGTQTKKSSKSGQSRHKALHHAGAQQGQEQQPSAPPAPPLRDTSQALEITQYFFEAVSTQMEKWYERKIEEARCQANQRAQQDKAALKEHIKCLEEELSKLRTKVQKES; this is encoded by the exons ATGACctccagtggcctggagtgggaTTATTATGAATTTCAGCCGGTGGAGTCCAGCTCAGTAGAATATGCCACTCCGGGAGCTGActccttccttctccctgccAATACTGACAACTCTTACTGGGATCCCAGTGCCATCTCTGAGTGGTCAATGAGTGTCCATACAGCACACACCTCAGAACTAGTCCAGGAGAAAATTGTCCCGGTGAAGGAAATCAAGgatgaaaaaaataagagaaaccaGAAGAGAAAGGCTAGGAAGGAACCTAGAAGATCAGAAAGAGAGAAGGAGGTTAGAACTCTC GGTGACCAGACAGCACTGCACCGGGCAGCTGTAGTAGGGAACACCGATGTAATAGCAACCCTGATTCAGGAGGGCTGTGCTTTGGACAGACAGGACAAG GATGGGAACACTGCTCTTCATGAAGCTTGTTGGCATGGATTCAGTCAGTCTGCCAAAGTGCTTGTTAAAGCAGGAGCCAACGTTCTTGCCAAGAACAAG GCAGGTAACACACCTCTTCACCTGGCTTGCCAGAATAGCCATTCCCAGAGTACTCGTGTTTTGTTACTTGGAGGATCTCGAGCAGACCTCAAAAATAAT GCAGGGGATACTGCGCTCCATGTAGCTGCTGCTCTAAATCACAAGAAGGTGGTGAAGCTCTTGCTGGAGGCAGGGGCTGATGCATCCGTTGTCAACAAT gCAGGCCAGACCCCTCTAGAGGTTGCCAGACAGCACAATAACCCCGAGGTTGCACTCCTGCTCACTAAAGCATCACAG GTCTCGCGTTTTAACCGTGGGAGAAGCctgaggaagaagagagagagactgaaggaggagaggagggctcAGTCGGTGCCACGGGATGAAGTGGTACAGAGCAAG CAGGGCAGTGTCTCAGCTGCTGATGACACACCAAGCAGCGACCAGCCCCCAGAGAGGAAGAGCAATCTGAAGGATAAACCCCGATCAGCCTCACCAGatcccaaagggaaaaagagcaaaaagaaaaagccaaaggAAAAG GTTTCAGCACTGTCGGACCCCATCTCCCCAGCTGATCAGCAGACACTCCCTCAGGCCCAGAAGAGCGTGCCTAAGCGCAGAAGCAAACACCACTGCTCCTCTCCGCCCCCTCCGCACGAGGCGCGAGCCTACCAGCTCTACACGCTCTACCGAGGCAAGGACGGGAAGGTGATGCAG GCACCCATAAATGGATGTCGTTGTGAGCCCCTGATAAATAAACTGGAGAATCAGCTGGAGGCAACAGTGGAAGAGATAAAAGCTGAGCTTGGGACAGTACAAGATAAAATGAATATTAAGCTGGGCCAGATGGAAAGCAAAACTCAACATCAG CTCCGAGTTTTGGACAAGCTGATGGCCGAGCGCCTGTCGGCAGAGAGGACAGAGTGCCTTCACCgcctgcagcagcacacggaGCTGGAAAAGAGCCAGGGGGAGAAGCGGCAG ATTTCCTTGGTTGATGAGCTGAAGACCTGGTGCTTGTTGAAGATTCAGAATCTGGAGCTCAAGCTTTCTGGAGATTCCAGGTCATCAAGACCAAAATCAACTTTGTCCACTTGTGAGTCTCTCACTGAGACCCTGGATACTGACAACAACCCCAACAGTGCCAAGGACTGTAAAGTCaaccagcctgtgctgcagtcAGAGGGCTCCCACCAGCATTCCTATATCACACTTCCAAATAGCCTCTTGGAAGACGGGGGAAGGAGCAGAGTCCAGATGCCAGAACAAAGCTTTGGGCAACACTTTTGCATTAAACAAGATGGAGCATTGGGTACAACCCCATCAG GTACAGAGCAACAGGTAGTGGCTGGTGCACCAGTTTCTTCTTCTGCCCCTGCTCAAGATGTCAGGCCAAAGGACAAAGCTGTGAGTGCCAGCACATTCCACAGgttccagcaggagctgccctccTCCGAGCTTTCGGGCTCCAAATTAAGACACGTTAAAGTTCAAGCTGCTTTGCAGCCAGTGACTGAACCTGCAAAGACTGAACCACAGAGCAGCTACTTCATCGACAAAGGAACTCAGACGAAAAAGTCCAGCAAAAGTGGGCAGTCGAGGCACAAAGCTCTGCACCACGccggggcacagcagggccaggagcagcagccctcgGCCCCGCCTGCGCCTCCGCTCAGAGACAcctcccaggccctggagatAACCCAGTACTTCTTCGAGGCCGTTTCCACGCAGATGGAGAAGTGGTACGAGCGGAAGATAGAAGAAGCCCGGTGCCAAGCGAACCAGAGGGCGCAGCAGGACAAAGCTGCGCTCAAGGAGCACATCAAATGCTTAGAGGAGGAGCTGAGCAAATTAAGGACTAAGGTGCAGAAAGAGAGCTAG
- the ANKRD6 gene encoding ankyrin repeat domain-containing protein 6 isoform X10: protein MTSSGLEWDYYEFQPVESSSVEYATPGADSFLLPANTDNSYWDPSAISEWSMSVHTAHTSELVQEKIVPVKEIKDEKNKRNQKRKARKEPRRSEREKEVRTLGDQTALHRAAVVGNTDVIATLIQEGCALDRQDKDGNTALHEACWHGFSQSAKVLVKAGANVLAKNKAGNTPLHLACQNSHSQSTRVLLLGGSRADLKNNAGDTALHVAAALNHKKVVKLLLEAGADASVVNNVSRFNRGRSLRKKRERLKEERRAQSVPRDEVVQSKQGSVSAADDTPSSDQPPERKSNLKDKPRSASPDPKGKKSKKKKPKEKVSALSDPISPADQQTLPQAQKSVPKRRSKHHCSSPPPPHEARAYQLYTLYRGKDGKVMQAPINGCRCEPLINKLENQLEATVEEIKAELGTVQDKMNIKLGQMESKTQHQLRVLDKLMAERLSAERTECLHRLQQHTELEKSQGEKRQISLVDELKTWCLLKIQNLELKLSGDSRSSRPKSTLSTCESLTETLDTDNNPNSAKDCKVNQPVLQSEGSHQHSYITLPNSLLEDGGRSRVQMPEQSFGQHFCIKQDGALGTTPSGTEQQVVAGAPVSSSAPAQDVRPKDKAVSASTFHRFQQELPSSELSGSKLRHVKVQAALQPVTEPAKTEPQSSYFIDKGTQTKKSSKSGQSRHKALHHAGAQQGQEQQPSAPPAPPLRDTSQALEITQYFFEAVSTQMEKWYERKIEEARCQANQRAQQDKAALKEHIKCLEEELSKLRTKVQKES, encoded by the exons ATGACctccagtggcctggagtgggaTTATTATGAATTTCAGCCGGTGGAGTCCAGCTCAGTAGAATATGCCACTCCGGGAGCTGActccttccttctccctgccAATACTGACAACTCTTACTGGGATCCCAGTGCCATCTCTGAGTGGTCAATGAGTGTCCATACAGCACACACCTCAGAACTAGTCCAGGAGAAAATTGTCCCGGTGAAGGAAATCAAGgatgaaaaaaataagagaaaccaGAAGAGAAAGGCTAGGAAGGAACCTAGAAGATCAGAAAGAGAGAAGGAGGTTAGAACTCTC GGTGACCAGACAGCACTGCACCGGGCAGCTGTAGTAGGGAACACCGATGTAATAGCAACCCTGATTCAGGAGGGCTGTGCTTTGGACAGACAGGACAAG GATGGGAACACTGCTCTTCATGAAGCTTGTTGGCATGGATTCAGTCAGTCTGCCAAAGTGCTTGTTAAAGCAGGAGCCAACGTTCTTGCCAAGAACAAG GCAGGTAACACACCTCTTCACCTGGCTTGCCAGAATAGCCATTCCCAGAGTACTCGTGTTTTGTTACTTGGAGGATCTCGAGCAGACCTCAAAAATAAT GCAGGGGATACTGCGCTCCATGTAGCTGCTGCTCTAAATCACAAGAAGGTGGTGAAGCTCTTGCTGGAGGCAGGGGCTGATGCATCCGTTGTCAACAAT GTCTCGCGTTTTAACCGTGGGAGAAGCctgaggaagaagagagagagactgaaggaggagaggagggctcAGTCGGTGCCACGGGATGAAGTGGTACAGAGCAAG CAGGGCAGTGTCTCAGCTGCTGATGACACACCAAGCAGCGACCAGCCCCCAGAGAGGAAGAGCAATCTGAAGGATAAACCCCGATCAGCCTCACCAGatcccaaagggaaaaagagcaaaaagaaaaagccaaaggAAAAG GTTTCAGCACTGTCGGACCCCATCTCCCCAGCTGATCAGCAGACACTCCCTCAGGCCCAGAAGAGCGTGCCTAAGCGCAGAAGCAAACACCACTGCTCCTCTCCGCCCCCTCCGCACGAGGCGCGAGCCTACCAGCTCTACACGCTCTACCGAGGCAAGGACGGGAAGGTGATGCAG GCACCCATAAATGGATGTCGTTGTGAGCCCCTGATAAATAAACTGGAGAATCAGCTGGAGGCAACAGTGGAAGAGATAAAAGCTGAGCTTGGGACAGTACAAGATAAAATGAATATTAAGCTGGGCCAGATGGAAAGCAAAACTCAACATCAG CTCCGAGTTTTGGACAAGCTGATGGCCGAGCGCCTGTCGGCAGAGAGGACAGAGTGCCTTCACCgcctgcagcagcacacggaGCTGGAAAAGAGCCAGGGGGAGAAGCGGCAG ATTTCCTTGGTTGATGAGCTGAAGACCTGGTGCTTGTTGAAGATTCAGAATCTGGAGCTCAAGCTTTCTGGAGATTCCAGGTCATCAAGACCAAAATCAACTTTGTCCACTTGTGAGTCTCTCACTGAGACCCTGGATACTGACAACAACCCCAACAGTGCCAAGGACTGTAAAGTCaaccagcctgtgctgcagtcAGAGGGCTCCCACCAGCATTCCTATATCACACTTCCAAATAGCCTCTTGGAAGACGGGGGAAGGAGCAGAGTCCAGATGCCAGAACAAAGCTTTGGGCAACACTTTTGCATTAAACAAGATGGAGCATTGGGTACAACCCCATCAG GTACAGAGCAACAGGTAGTGGCTGGTGCACCAGTTTCTTCTTCTGCCCCTGCTCAAGATGTCAGGCCAAAGGACAAAGCTGTGAGTGCCAGCACATTCCACAGgttccagcaggagctgccctccTCCGAGCTTTCGGGCTCCAAATTAAGACACGTTAAAGTTCAAGCTGCTTTGCAGCCAGTGACTGAACCTGCAAAGACTGAACCACAGAGCAGCTACTTCATCGACAAAGGAACTCAGACGAAAAAGTCCAGCAAAAGTGGGCAGTCGAGGCACAAAGCTCTGCACCACGccggggcacagcagggccaggagcagcagccctcgGCCCCGCCTGCGCCTCCGCTCAGAGACAcctcccaggccctggagatAACCCAGTACTTCTTCGAGGCCGTTTCCACGCAGATGGAGAAGTGGTACGAGCGGAAGATAGAAGAAGCCCGGTGCCAAGCGAACCAGAGGGCGCAGCAGGACAAAGCTGCGCTCAAGGAGCACATCAAATGCTTAGAGGAGGAGCTGAGCAAATTAAGGACTAAGGTGCAGAAAGAGAGCTAG